In the Sus scrofa isolate TJ Tabasco breed Duroc chromosome 6, Sscrofa11.1, whole genome shotgun sequence genome, one interval contains:
- the AARS gene encoding LOW QUALITY PROTEIN: alanine--tRNA ligase, cytoplasmic (The sequence of the model RefSeq protein was modified relative to this genomic sequence to represent the inferred CDS: inserted 1 base in 1 codon), whose protein sequence is MHSTLTASEIRQRFIDFFKRNEHTYVHSSATIPLDDPTLLFANAGMNQFKPIFLNTIDPSHPMAKLSRAANTQKCIRAGGKHNDLDDVGKDVYHHTFFEMLGSWSFGDYFKELACKMALELLTQEFGIPVERLYVTYFGGDEAAGLEPDLECKQIWQNLGLDDSKILPGNMKDNFWEMGDTGPCGPCSEIHYDRIGGRDAAHLVNQDDPNVLEIWNLVFIQYNRETDGVLKPLPKKSIDTGMGLERLVSVLQNKMSNYDTDLFVPYFEAIQKGTGARPYTGKVGADDADGIDMAYRVLADHARTITVALADGGRPDNTGRGYVLRRILRRAVRYSHEKLNASRGFFATLVDVVVQSLGDAFPELKKDPDMVKDIINEEEVQFLKTLSRGRRILDRKIQSLGDSKTIPGDTAWLLYDTYGFPVDLTGLIAEEKGLVVDMDGFEEERKLAQLKSQGKGAGGEDLIMLDIYAIEELRERGLEATDDSPKYNYHSDSSGSYVFESAVATVMALRRDRMFVEEVCTGQECGVVLDKTCFYAEQGGQIYDEGYLVKVDDSSEDKTEFTVKNAQVRGGYVLHIGTIYGSLKVGDQVRLFIDEPRRRPVMSNHTATHILNFALRSVLGEADQRGSLVAPDXLRFDFTAKGAMSTQQIKKAEELANEMIEAAKPVYAQNCPLAAAKAIQGLRAVFDETYPDPVRVVSIGVPVSELLDDPSGPAGSLTSVEFCGGTHLQNSSHAGAFVIVSEEAIAKGIRRIVAVTGAEAQKALRKADSLMKSLCAMEAKVKAQTAPNKDVQREIADLGEALATAVIPQWQKDEFRENLRSLKKVMDDLDRASKADVQKRVLERTKQLIDSNPNQPLVILEMESGASAKALNEALKLFKTHSPQTSAMLFTVDNEAGKIICLCQVPQNIANRGLKASEWVQQVSGLMDGKGGGKDVSAQATGKNVGCLQEALQLATSFAQLRLEDVKN, encoded by the exons ATGCATTCAACCCTGACAGCAAGTGAAATCCGGCAGCGATTTATAGATTTCTTCAAGAGAAATGAACATACCTACGTTCACTCGTCTGCCACCATCCCATTGGATGATCCCACTTTGCTCTTTGCCAATGCAGGCATGAACCAG TTCAAACCCATCTTTCTGAATACCATCGACCCATCTCATCCTATGGCAAAGCTGAGCAGAGCTGCCAATACGCAGAAGTGTATCCGGGCTGGGGGCAAACACAACGACCTGGACGACGTGGGCAAGGATGTCTATCATCACACCTTCTTTGAGATGCTGGGCTCTTGGTCTTTCGGAGATTACTTCAAG GAATTGGCCTGTAAGATGGCTCTGGAACTTCTCACCCAAGAGTTTGGCATTCCAGTTGAAAGACTCTATGTCACTTACTTTGGTGGGGATGAAGCAGCTGGCTTAGAACCAGACTTGGAGTGCAAACAGATCTGGCAAAACTTGGG GCTGGATGACAGCAAGATCCTCCCAGGCAACATGAAGGATAACTTCTGGGAGATGGGTGACACGGGCCCGTGTGGTCCCTGCAGTGAAATCCACTATGACCGGATAGGTGGTCGGGATGCCGCCCACCTCGTCAACCAGGATGACCCCAATGTGCTGGAGATCTGGAACCTCGTGTTCATCCAGTATAACAG AGAAACCGATGGTGTTCTGAAACCTCTTCCCAAGAAAAGCATTGACACAGGGATGGGCCTGGAGCGACTGGTGTCTGTGCTGCAGAATAAGATGTCCAACTATGACACTGACCTTTTTGTCCCATACTTTGAAGCCATTCAGAAG GGCACAGGTGCCCGGCCATACACCGGGAAAGTTGgtgctgatgatgctgatggGATCGACATGGCCTACCGAGTGCTGGCTGACCATGCTCGGACCATCACCGTTGCCTTGGCTGATGGTGGCCGACCTGACAATACAGGGCGGGG GTACGTGTTGAGACGGATTCTCCGCCGGGCTGTGCGATACTCCCATGAGAAACTCAACGCCAGCAGGGGTTTCTTTGCTACATTAGTAGATGTTGTCGTCCAGTCCCTG GGAGATGCATTTCCTGAGCTAAAAAAGGACCCAGATATGGTGAAGGACATTATTAATGAGGAAGAAGTGCAATTTCTCAAAACTCTCAGTAGAGGCCGTCGCATCCTGGACAGGAAAATTcagagcctgggagacagcaaaACCATTCCTG GGGACACTGCTTGGCTCCTCTACGACACCTATGGGTTTCCAGTGGATCTCACGGGACTGATTGCTGAAGAGAAGGGCCTGGTGGTAGATATGGATGGCTTTGAAGAGGAGAGGAAACTGGCCCAG CTGAAATCACAGGGCAAGGGAGCTGGTGGAGAAGATCTCATTATGCTGGACATTTATGCTATTGAAGAGCTCCGGGAAAGGGGTCTGGAGGcaacagatgattctccaaagtATAATTACCATTCGGACTCCAGTGGGAGCTATG TGTTTGAGAGCGCTGTGGCCACGGTCATGGCCCTGCGCAGGGACAGGATGTTCGTGGAAGAAGTGTGCACAGGCCAGGAGTGTGGAGTGGTGCTGGACAAGACCTGTTTCTATGCCGAGCAAGGAGGGCAAATCTACGATGAAGGCTACCTGGTGAAAGTGGATGACAGCAGTGAGGAC AAAACAGAGTTTACAGTGAAGAACGCTCAGGTGCGAGGAGGCTATGTGCTGCACATAGGAACCATCTATGGCAGCCTGAAAGTGGGGGATCAGGTTCGGCTGTTTATTGATGAG CCCCGACGGAGGCCTGTCATGAGCAACCACACAGCCACCCATATCCTGAACTTTGCCCTGCGCTCTGTGCTTGGAGAGGCTGACCAGAGAGGCTCCCTGGTTGCTCCTG GCCTTCGGTTTGACTTCACTGCCAAGGGAGCCATGTCTACCCAGCAGATTAAGAAGGCCGAGGAGCTGGCTAATGAGATGATAGAGGCAGCCAAG CCCGTCTATGCCCAGAATTGTCCTCTGGCAGCAGCCAAAGCCATCCAGGGCCTGCGGGCTGTGTTTGACGAGACCTACCCCGACCCTGTGCGAGTCGTCTCCATTGGGGTCCCGGTGTCCGAGCTGCTGGATGACCCCTCCGGTCCCGCTGGCTCACTCACTTCTGTTGAGTTCTGTGGGGGAAC GCATCTGCAGAATTCGAGTCATGCGGGAGCCTTTGTGATTGTGAGTGAAGAAGCTATTGCCAAGGGCATCCGGCGGATTGTTGCTGTCACCGGTGCTGAAGCCCAGAAG GCCCTCAGGAAAGCGGACAGCCTGATGAAATCTCTGTGTGCCATGGAGGCCAAAGTGAAGGCCCAGACTGCACCCAATAAGGACGTGCAGAGGGAGATTGCTGACCTTGGCGAG GCCCTGGCCACCGCAGTCATCCCCCAGTGGCAGAAGGACGAGTTCCGGGAGAATCTCAGATCCCTGAAGAAGGTCATGGATGACCTAGACCGGGCTAGTAAAGCCGATGTCCAGAAGCGG GTGTTGGAGAGGACAAAACAGCTCATTGACAGCAACCCCAACCAGCCCCTTGTCATCCTGGAGATGGAGAGCGGCGCCTCAGCCAAG GCCCTGAACGAAGCCTTGAAACTCTTCAAGACACATTCTCCTCAGACGTCGGCCATGCTCTTCACAGTGGATAATGAAGCTGGCAAGATCATCTGCTTGTGTCAAGTCCCCCAG AATATAGCCAACCGGGGCCTGAAAGCCAGCGAGTGGGTGCAACAGGTGTCAGGCCTGATGGATGGCAAAGGTGGTGGCAAAGATGTGTCCGCTCAGGCCACAGGCAAGAACGTGGGCTGCCTGCAGGAGGCGCTGCAGCTGGCCACTTCCTTTGCCCAGCTCCGCCTGGAAGATGTGAAGAACTGA